One genomic segment of Cardinium endosymbiont of Philonthus spinipes includes these proteins:
- a CDS encoding ParB/RepB/Spo0J family partition protein has product MEPTKGKRVLGRGLSALLQGAHTEAAADATECFFKMIQIASIAINPCQPRQDFNQETLNELSESIKIHGIIQPLTVRKVDDQVYQLVAGERRLRAAKLAGLEEVPAYIRTTEDLHMLEVALIENIQRESLNAIEIALSYQRLLTDCKLTQEALAERVGKDRTTVNNYLRLLKLPPDIQIALRDQKISMGHARALINLQTPETQLSLLKKILEGTLSVREVEKLVQDLSAASHLKKATAKTQLNPSFKAKLKNTTTQLTQQFNTKVIIKADAQKQGEIKILFDSEEELGRIVAMISNIQ; this is encoded by the coding sequence ATGGAGCCTACAAAAGGAAAGCGCGTCCTAGGCAGGGGGTTAAGTGCACTGTTACAGGGAGCGCATACAGAAGCTGCTGCTGATGCTACTGAGTGTTTTTTTAAAATGATTCAGATCGCATCCATTGCCATCAATCCTTGCCAACCCCGACAAGACTTTAACCAAGAAACGCTAAATGAGTTAAGCGAATCCATAAAAATACATGGTATTATACAACCACTTACTGTACGTAAAGTAGACGATCAGGTATATCAGTTAGTAGCTGGAGAACGGCGGTTGCGTGCTGCTAAATTAGCGGGCTTGGAAGAGGTACCAGCCTACATACGTACCACTGAAGATTTACACATGCTAGAGGTGGCACTCATCGAAAATATTCAACGGGAGTCATTAAATGCGATTGAAATTGCGTTAAGTTATCAGCGTTTATTAACAGACTGTAAACTAACGCAGGAAGCATTAGCGGAACGAGTCGGAAAAGATAGAACCACAGTGAACAATTACCTTCGGTTGCTTAAATTGCCCCCTGATATTCAAATTGCGCTTCGAGATCAAAAAATTTCTATGGGTCATGCAAGAGCGCTGATTAACCTTCAGACACCAGAAACACAGTTAAGTTTATTAAAAAAGATCCTAGAAGGTACGCTTTCTGTACGAGAAGTGGAAAAACTAGTGCAAGATTTATCTGCTGCCAGCCACCTAAAAAAGGCAACCGCTAAAACACAGCTTAATCCTTCTTTTAAAGCAAAACTAAAAAATACAACCACACAGTTAACCCAACAATTTAATACAAAGGTGATTATAAAAGCGGACGCACAAAAACAGGGGGAAATAAAGATTTTATTTGATTCTGAGGAAGAATTAGGAAGAATTGTTGCTATGATATCAAATATACAGTAA
- a CDS encoding AAA family ATPase, whose protein sequence is MGKIVAIVNQKGGVGKTTTAINLAASLAILEKKTLLIDIDPQANATSGVGIKPEEVEHSIYECIVEAVDPKLLIQSTSIPNLDLLPSHINLVGAEVEMVNFKNREGRIREALKPIVPTYDYIIVDCAPSLGLITINALTAADSLIIPVQCEYFALEGLGKLLNTTKIIQSRLNPNLEIEGILMTMYDARLRLANQIVAEVKKHFQSMVFEAIIPRNIKLSEAPSFGMPAIIYDSDSKGAISYLSLAEEIASSAKK, encoded by the coding sequence AAAACCACTACTGCTATAAACCTAGCAGCAAGTCTTGCTATCTTAGAAAAGAAAACCCTTCTTATTGATATTGATCCACAGGCAAATGCAACTTCTGGAGTAGGCATTAAACCAGAAGAAGTGGAACACAGCATCTACGAATGCATTGTGGAGGCTGTAGATCCTAAACTATTGATTCAATCAACCAGTATACCTAATCTGGACCTGTTGCCTTCCCATATCAACCTAGTTGGTGCAGAAGTAGAAATGGTTAACTTTAAGAACCGAGAAGGCAGGATTAGAGAAGCCCTTAAGCCGATAGTGCCCACTTATGATTACATCATAGTGGACTGTGCCCCCTCCTTAGGCTTAATCACCATCAATGCACTCACTGCTGCAGACTCTTTAATTATACCGGTACAGTGTGAATATTTTGCATTAGAAGGGCTAGGAAAGCTATTAAATACAACTAAAATTATTCAATCTCGGCTGAACCCCAACCTGGAAATCGAGGGGATATTGATGACGATGTATGATGCAAGGCTCCGTCTGGCCAACCAAATTGTAGCAGAGGTCAAGAAACATTTTCAAAGCATGGTCTTTGAAGCGATTATTCCAAGAAATATTAAATTAAGTGAAGCGCCAAGCTTTGGTATGCCGGCCATTATTTATGATTCGGATAGTAAGGGAGCGATTAGTTATCTTAGCCTTGCTGAAGAAATTGCTAGTAGCGCTAAGAAATAA